The following proteins are co-located in the Sandaracinaceae bacterium genome:
- the glpK gene encoding glycerol kinase GlpK — protein MPGFILSIDQGTTGSTVVVLSEDARVLGRANREFSQHYPQPGWVEHDLAEIWRSVTEASAEALARAEVQGHQCLAIGITNQRETTVVWDRATGQPIHRAIVWQDRRTAPACEALRDAGHLPLFRARTGLVLDPYFSGTKVAHILDSVPGARARAEAGELAFGTIDSWLVHRLTGGAVHVTDATNASRTLLFDIHRGVWDQELAGLLRVPMSMLPEVRSCSEVYGVTKGVPAMADGIPIAGMAGDQQAALFGQTCFDVGDAKCTYGTGAFILMNTGKTAVPSEHGLLTTVAWRLGDETFYALEGSAFIAGAAVQWLRDGLGVIASAADIEARAREVESAGDVVFVPALAGLGAPHWDPHARGLIYGLTRDTNVAHLCRATLDGIAYQIMDLVRAMEQDAGKSLARLRVDGGACNNDLLMQFQSDMLDAPVDRPVMTDTTALGAAYLAGLGVGLFESLDDIRAAHAIDRSFDPAMAADERAARDARWQGAVLRARSDRGAS, from the coding sequence ATGCCGGGCTTCATCTTGTCGATCGACCAGGGTACGACTGGTTCGACGGTCGTCGTATTGTCCGAGGACGCGCGCGTTCTCGGACGGGCGAACCGTGAATTCTCCCAACACTATCCTCAGCCGGGCTGGGTGGAGCACGACCTCGCCGAGATCTGGCGCAGCGTGACCGAGGCGTCCGCCGAGGCCCTCGCGCGCGCGGAGGTGCAGGGCCACCAGTGTCTCGCCATCGGTATTACCAACCAGCGGGAGACCACGGTGGTGTGGGATCGCGCGACCGGGCAGCCCATCCATCGCGCCATCGTCTGGCAGGACCGGCGCACGGCGCCTGCGTGCGAGGCGCTGCGTGACGCAGGTCACCTCCCGCTCTTCCGCGCGCGGACAGGCTTGGTGCTGGACCCATACTTCAGCGGCACCAAGGTGGCGCACATCCTCGACTCCGTCCCTGGGGCGCGAGCGCGCGCGGAGGCCGGGGAGCTGGCGTTCGGCACGATCGACTCGTGGCTGGTTCATCGGCTCACGGGTGGCGCGGTCCACGTGACCGACGCTACCAACGCGTCGCGCACGCTGCTCTTCGACATCCACCGCGGTGTCTGGGACCAAGAGCTGGCGGGCCTCCTGCGTGTGCCCATGTCGATGTTGCCCGAGGTGCGCTCTTGCTCCGAGGTGTATGGCGTGACCAAGGGCGTGCCCGCCATGGCGGATGGCATCCCCATCGCGGGCATGGCCGGCGACCAGCAGGCAGCGCTCTTCGGTCAGACGTGCTTCGACGTGGGGGACGCCAAGTGCACCTACGGCACAGGCGCCTTCATCCTCATGAACACGGGCAAGACGGCGGTGCCCTCGGAGCACGGCCTGCTCACTACGGTCGCGTGGCGTCTGGGCGACGAGACCTTCTACGCCCTCGAAGGCAGCGCGTTCATCGCGGGGGCTGCGGTGCAGTGGCTGCGTGATGGCCTGGGCGTCATCGCGAGCGCTGCGGACATCGAGGCGCGCGCGCGCGAGGTGGAGAGCGCGGGTGACGTGGTCTTCGTTCCCGCCCTCGCGGGCCTCGGTGCGCCGCACTGGGATCCTCACGCGCGAGGTCTCATCTACGGACTCACGCGGGACACCAACGTCGCGCACCTGTGCCGGGCCACGCTCGACGGAATCGCGTACCAGATCATGGACTTGGTCCGCGCCATGGAGCAGGACGCGGGCAAGAGCCTGGCGCGCCTGCGCGTCGACGGCGGAGCGTGCAACAACGACCTACTCATGCAGTTCCAGTCCGACATGCTCGATGCGCCCGTCGATCGCCCGGTCATGACCGACACCACCGCGCTCGGCGCGGCCTACCTCGCGGGGCTGGGCGTGGGGCTCTTCGAGAGCCTCGACGACATCCGGGCCGCGCACGCCATCGACCGAAGCTTCGACCCGGCGATGGCAGCGGACGAACGCGCAGCCCGTGACGCGCGTTGGCAGGGAGCGGTGCTCCGCGCTCGCAGCGATCGAGGTGCGTCGTGA